GCGAGGTGTTCGGCTTCGGTATGCGCCAGGACGACGATCGCATCGGAGACATCAACGACGCCCTCGCCGAGATTCGTGACGACGGCACCTACGAGGACCTCATCGAAACCTGGTTCGAGTAACGAATCATGGACGCCGCCGTCTTGCAGGCGAGCGACTGGCAGTTCGTCGCCTCGAACTGGGAGTTCTTACTGAAGGGGACGATCGTCACCATCTTACTCACGATCGCGAGCCTCTCGCTCGGATTCCTGTCGGGATTCCCGGCGGGCGCCGTCGAGGTGTACGGTTCGGGCTGGCTCCGGGAGGCGGTGAGCACCGTCGGCGTCGTCCTCCGCGGGACGCCTATCGTCGTGTTGATCGTCCTGTTTTACTACGGGTTGCCACTCCCCCGACTCGGATCGGTTCCGGTACTCGACATCAGGCTCGATAGATTTATCGCCGCGACGGTCGCGCTGGGTCTTCGAAGCGGCGCTTACCAGGCGCAGGTGTTCAGAGGGGCGATTCAGTCGATCGATGAGGGTCAAATGGAAGCCGCGCGATCGGTCGGGATGACGAAATTGGGGGCGATTCGACACGTGATCTTCCCGCAGGCGATTCGCCGCTCGATCCCCGGCTTCCAGAACGAGTTCACGATCGTCCTCAAGGACACGAGCATCGCCTTCGCCATCGGGCTGGCGGAGTTGCTCTACCAGGCGGATCAACTCTACCTCCGGCCCGGACGCGACACGGCCGTCATGGAGGTCATCATCACCATCAGTGCGATTTACTTCGTGTTGACGTTCGTGACGAACCGCTCGCTCGACCGCTTACACGACCACTACGCGATCCCCGGAGGAAACGACTGAGCCTATATGAGTCTGTTACGCGTCGACCACGTCGACAAATCCTACGGCGACGAGGAGGTACTGCACGACGTCAGCTTCGAGATGGAATCCCAGGACGTCGAAGTGATCGTTGGCCCCAGCGGGTCGGGGAAGTCGACCATGCTCCGGTGTGTCAACCGACTCACTGAGATCGACGACGGCGCCATCTACCTCGATGACGTCGAGATCCACGATATCGACGAAAACGACCTTCGGCGGCGCGTCGGCATGGTCTTCCAGGACTTCAGCCTCTTCGCCCATCGGACGGCGCGAGGCAACATCACCCTCGGTCTCGAGGAGGTCCTCGGCCTCTCGAGGGAGGAAGCCGATGCCAGAGCCGTGGACTACCTCGAGCGCGTTGGACTCGAGACCCAGGCCGACTCCTATCCCGCCGAGCTTTCGGGTGGCCAGCAACAGCGCGTCGGCATCGCTCGCGCGCTCGCGATGGACCCTGAACTCATCCTCTTCGACGAACCAACCAGCGCGCTCGACCCCGAACTCATCGGCGAGGTGCTCGCGGTCATGAAAGACCTCGCCGACGAGGGGATGACCATGCTCTGTGTCACCCACGAGATGGGCTTCGCCCGCTCGGCCGCCACGACGCTGACGTTCCTGGACGAGGGCCGGATCGTCGAACGTGGCCCACCCGAGGCGCTGTTCGACGATCCGAAACACGACCGCACCGCCGCCTTCCTCGGCGACCTC
This region of Natronosalvus halobius genomic DNA includes:
- a CDS encoding amino acid ABC transporter permease; its protein translation is MDAAVLQASDWQFVASNWEFLLKGTIVTILLTIASLSLGFLSGFPAGAVEVYGSGWLREAVSTVGVVLRGTPIVVLIVLFYYGLPLPRLGSVPVLDIRLDRFIAATVALGLRSGAYQAQVFRGAIQSIDEGQMEAARSVGMTKLGAIRHVIFPQAIRRSIPGFQNEFTIVLKDTSIAFAIGLAELLYQADQLYLRPGRDTAVMEVIITISAIYFVLTFVTNRSLDRLHDHYAIPGGND
- a CDS encoding amino acid ABC transporter ATP-binding protein, whose translation is MSLLRVDHVDKSYGDEEVLHDVSFEMESQDVEVIVGPSGSGKSTMLRCVNRLTEIDDGAIYLDDVEIHDIDENDLRRRVGMVFQDFSLFAHRTARGNITLGLEEVLGLSREEADARAVDYLERVGLETQADSYPAELSGGQQQRVGIARALAMDPELILFDEPTSALDPELIGEVLAVMKDLADEGMTMLCVTHEMGFARSAATTLTFLDEGRIVERGPPEALFDDPKHDRTAAFLGDLTVHR